From the genome of Rhodobacteraceae bacterium Araon29, one region includes:
- a CDS encoding ABC transporter permease subunit, whose protein sequence is MTNTAEPLPQQPARSKWRDVWDQFKKHKGALIGGIIFFTIVILVMVGPWVWPYEANEINIRLRNQSPSWAHPFGTDQLGRDTFARMIAGGKTSISVGIAAMTLSLMLGSLIGVCAGYYRRLDGILMRLTDLFLSLPLLPLLLVMMLLFREPLSQAYGPERGMFVLIVVSIGITSWMPTARIVRGDVMALKEREFVLAARSIGTTDRKIIMRHILPNVLSPILVSATLGIANAIITESALSFLGLGFPPDFPTWGRLLNDAVDYLQLYPERVLWPGLAISLTVLSINYLGDGLRDAMDPRIRGR, encoded by the coding sequence ATGACTAACACCGCCGAGCCACTTCCTCAGCAACCCGCGCGCAGCAAGTGGCGTGATGTCTGGGACCAGTTTAAAAAACACAAAGGCGCTTTAATCGGCGGCATAATCTTTTTCACCATCGTTATATTGGTGATGGTGGGCCCTTGGGTGTGGCCCTATGAAGCTAATGAGATTAATATCCGATTGCGCAATCAAAGCCCAAGTTGGGCGCATCCGTTTGGGACCGATCAGTTGGGGCGTGATACTTTTGCGCGGATGATTGCAGGTGGAAAAACATCCATCTCAGTCGGAATCGCAGCGATGACGCTTTCGCTCATGCTGGGCAGTTTAATCGGAGTGTGCGCAGGGTACTATCGCCGATTAGACGGTATTCTGATGCGATTGACGGATCTGTTCCTTTCGCTTCCGCTTTTGCCTCTGCTGTTGGTGATGATGCTTTTATTTCGTGAGCCGCTCAGCCAAGCCTATGGGCCCGAGCGTGGCATGTTTGTTTTGATCGTGGTCTCCATTGGTATCACCAGTTGGATGCCAACAGCGCGCATTGTGCGGGGTGATGTCATGGCATTGAAAGAGCGCGAGTTTGTGCTTGCAGCCCGTTCAATCGGAACCACAGACCGTAAGATTATAATGCGGCATATATTGCCCAATGTGTTGTCGCCAATATTGGTTTCTGCAACGTTGGGAATTGCCAATGCGATTATCACAGAAAGCGCACTATCGTTTTTGGGCCTTGGGTTTCCACCTGATTTCCCAACCTGGGGCCGCTTGTTAAACGATGCAGTGGATTATCTTCAGCTCTATCCTGAGCGTGTCTTATGGCCAGGCTTGGCGATTTCATTGACTGTTCTGAGCATTAATTACCTTGGCGATGGTCTACGTGATGCCATGGATCCGCGAATTCGCGGCCGGTAA
- a CDS encoding ABC transporter permease subunit, with the protein MLTFTIRRLLISIPTLLFISLVIFLLLNLAPNDPMAQVPLTVPPEVKEKMREALGLGQPLYIQFAKWLMQFFWIEPQVFIDHMFGTTFSEGDLRVISWQTRSPVMDIVVQRMPQTLWVVGMSYVVGILIALPIGIYSAYRHYSVFDQAGTFVTMIGYSIPPFFTGPLVIVIFAVQLGWLPSTYDTLHQVINWDTFVIQLKQMVLPVMVLALQTTAQISRYMRASMLDNLNQDYVRTARAKGLSEWTVVMVHVLRNSMIPVVTVIALNLPYIFGGAIITEQIFKVNGIGGQLINAIYANDLPTVQTLTFMFAFLIVAFNLIADILYGLLDPRIRYD; encoded by the coding sequence ATGCTGACATTCACTATTCGTCGTCTGCTGATCTCTATCCCGACGCTTTTGTTCATCAGTTTGGTTATTTTTCTTCTTCTAAACCTTGCACCGAACGATCCGATGGCACAGGTGCCATTAACCGTGCCCCCAGAGGTCAAAGAAAAAATGCGCGAGGCTTTGGGCCTTGGCCAACCTCTCTACATCCAATTTGCCAAATGGCTGATGCAGTTTTTCTGGATCGAACCGCAGGTTTTCATAGATCATATGTTTGGGACAACCTTTTCCGAAGGTGATCTGCGCGTGATAAGCTGGCAGACCCGCAGCCCGGTGATGGATATTGTCGTGCAGAGAATGCCGCAAACCCTATGGGTGGTTGGGATGTCTTATGTGGTCGGCATTTTAATCGCGCTGCCGATCGGTATTTATTCTGCCTATCGGCATTATTCGGTTTTTGATCAGGCCGGAACTTTTGTGACAATGATTGGCTATTCCATCCCGCCATTTTTCACAGGTCCGCTTGTGATTGTGATTTTTGCGGTTCAACTTGGCTGGTTGCCTTCTACCTATGATACATTGCATCAGGTGATTAACTGGGACACCTTTGTCATTCAACTAAAACAGATGGTTTTGCCGGTAATGGTGCTTGCGCTGCAAACCACAGCTCAAATCAGCCGCTATATGCGTGCATCTATGCTTGATAACCTTAATCAGGATTATGTGCGAACCGCGCGGGCCAAGGGTCTAAGCGAGTGGACGGTGGTGATGGTTCATGTTCTGCGCAACTCGATGATCCCAGTGGTCACTGTAATTGCGCTTAATCTGCCCTATATTTTTGGCGGCGCGATTATCACCGAGCAGATTTTTAAAGTAAACGGAATAGGTGGGCAGTTAATCAATGCGATCTATGCCAATGACTTGCCAACGGTGCAAACATTGACTTTTATGTTCGCGTTTTTGATCGTTGCCTTTAACCTAATCGCAGACATTTTATACGGGCTTTTGGATCCGAGGATACGCTATGACTAA
- a CDS encoding peptide ABC transporter substrate-binding protein: MKIKSLMMGAVAACAFAPASFAERGSDGNVSIIYWQAPSILNPYLSGGTKDIESSSLVIEPLGRFDETGAMVAFLAEEIPTVANGGVSEDLTSITWTLKSGLLWSDGSAVTAADVKFTGDYCMHPEGGCAQLEKFDGVTSIEVINDLTVKVSFNQPKPNPYGPFVGGQTPIIQKAQFENCMGAAAPNCTDQNFGPIGTGPFVVTEFRPNDVIQMKANDNYRVANKPAFATLTFKGGGDATAAGRAVMETGEFDYAWNLQLAPDVLAKLAEGGKGTPISAFGALVERLEMNMTNPSPDLDADTRSTRAAPHPFLSDINVRKALSMAIDRPLLVEIGYGQAGRPTCDLVPAPAIYASGNTDCLTQDIAGANALLDEAGWARGGDGIRAKDGVRLSILYQTSTNAVRQDFQALIKEWWSQIGVETELRNLNASVFFGGDPGSPDTYQKFYADVEMYANVFDGTDPQAYLAAYRCGNEPKPDSQWQGANINRFCDPEYDKLIDEMARTGDIERRGELGRKMNDMLTNESYTIVPLVDRGRVSAHAKSLGGVVLNTFDSELWNVADWHRID, encoded by the coding sequence ATGAAAATCAAATCACTTATGATGGGGGCCGTAGCTGCCTGTGCGTTTGCACCGGCCAGTTTCGCTGAGCGTGGCTCAGATGGCAACGTCAGTATTATTTACTGGCAAGCTCCGTCGATCTTGAACCCATATCTGTCCGGGGGAACAAAGGACATCGAATCATCTAGTCTCGTCATCGAGCCATTGGGCCGCTTTGATGAAACAGGTGCTATGGTGGCATTTTTGGCAGAGGAAATTCCAACTGTTGCCAATGGTGGGGTGAGCGAAGATTTGACATCGATCACTTGGACGCTGAAAAGTGGCCTGCTCTGGTCAGACGGATCAGCAGTTACTGCGGCGGACGTAAAATTTACTGGGGATTATTGTATGCACCCAGAAGGTGGTTGCGCTCAGCTGGAAAAATTTGATGGTGTTACTTCTATTGAAGTCATCAATGATTTGACAGTTAAAGTTAGCTTTAACCAGCCAAAGCCAAACCCCTATGGTCCATTTGTTGGTGGTCAGACACCAATCATCCAGAAGGCACAGTTTGAAAATTGCATGGGTGCAGCTGCGCCAAATTGTACAGATCAAAACTTTGGCCCAATCGGCACAGGTCCTTTCGTGGTAACAGAATTCCGTCCAAACGATGTGATTCAGATGAAAGCCAACGACAATTACCGCGTCGCAAACAAGCCGGCCTTCGCAACGCTGACCTTCAAAGGTGGTGGTGACGCCACTGCAGCCGGTCGCGCTGTAATGGAAACAGGTGAATTTGACTATGCCTGGAACCTGCAACTCGCACCAGATGTGCTTGCCAAGCTGGCCGAAGGTGGCAAAGGTACACCGATTTCAGCATTTGGTGCTCTTGTTGAGCGTCTTGAAATGAACATGACAAACCCATCGCCTGATCTGGATGCAGATACGCGCTCAACACGCGCAGCACCGCACCCATTCCTCAGCGATATCAATGTTCGGAAAGCGCTGTCCATGGCGATTGACCGTCCGTTGCTCGTTGAAATCGGCTATGGCCAAGCGGGACGACCAACATGTGATCTGGTTCCTGCACCCGCGATTTATGCGTCAGGCAACACTGATTGTTTGACACAAGATATCGCAGGCGCAAACGCATTGCTCGACGAAGCAGGCTGGGCCCGTGGTGGTGATGGCATCCGCGCCAAAGACGGCGTGCGTTTGTCTATTCTGTATCAAACATCAACCAACGCTGTACGTCAGGATTTCCAAGCTCTTATCAAAGAGTGGTGGAGCCAAATCGGTGTCGAAACCGAATTGCGTAACCTGAATGCGTCAGTCTTCTTTGGTGGTGATCCAGGTTCGCCTGACACATACCAGAAGTTCTATGCTGATGTTGAAATGTACGCCAACGTGTTTGATGGAACCGACCCACAAGCCTATCTGGCAGCTTATCGCTGTGGCAATGAGCCAAAGCCAGACAGCCAGTGGCAAGGTGCAAACATCAACCGCTTCTGTGATCCAGAGTATGACAAGCTGATTGATGAAATGGCCCGCACAGGCGACATCGAGCGCCGCGGTGAACTTGGCCGTAAGATGAACGATATGCTGACCAATGAAAGCTACACAATTGTGCCTCTCGTTGACCGCGGTCGTGTTTCTGCGCATGCCAAATCACTTGGTGGTGTTGTTCTGAACACGTTTGATTCAGAGCTGTGGAACGTTGCCGACTGGCATCGTATCGACTAA